A stretch of the Corylus avellana chromosome ca6, CavTom2PMs-1.0 genome encodes the following:
- the LOC132185206 gene encoding uncharacterized protein LOC132185206: protein MVGNSSNPAHGQEHGQSIVTLRSGRQVDNQVVLPKENPNMLQGQDSNNNEGRDAEPSGVIPIVEDPPRMFVPKQALSYAKFFKNLTTVKIRTNVLKKVFLTEQVISILQCKLPIRYKDPGCPTISCMIGVSRIEKALLDLGASVNLLPYSVYLQLELGELKPTSMTLQLADRSMKIPRGINEDVLIKVDKFYFPMDFIVLDTEPVQNVGIQIPVILGRPFLATANALINCRTRVMKISFRNMTLEMNIFDISK from the exons ATGGTTGGAAATTCCTCCAATCCTGCACATGGGCAGGAACATGGGCAATCCATTGTCACACTTaggtcagggagacaagtggacaatcaagtAGTTCTGCCAAAAGAGAACCCCAATATGCTACAAGGGCAAGATAGTAACAACAATGAGGGGAGAGATGCTGAGCCTTCTGGAGTTATACCCATTGTTGAGGATCCCCCAAGGATGTTTGTTCCCAAA CAAGCGCTGTCATATGCCAAGTTCTTCAAGAACTTGACTACTGTCAAGATAAGGACGAATGTCTTGAAGAAGGTGTTTCTGACTGAGCAGGTCATCTCAATCCTTCAATGCAAGCTGCCCATCAggtataaggaccctgggtgtcccaccatttcttgcatgataggagtcaGCCGGATTGAAAAGGCTTTATTGGACCTTGGAGCAAGTGTGAATCTTCTGCCCTATTCAGTATACTTACAATTGGAGTTAGGGGAATTGAAGCCCACATCTATGACACTCCAATTGGCTGACAGGTCGATGAAGATTCCAAGGGGAATAAATGAGGACGTATtaatcaaggtggacaagttctattTCCCTATGGATTTCATTGTGCTAGACACAGAACCGGTTCAGAATGTTGGGATTCAAATACCGGTGATTTTAGggcgaccattcttagctacggctaacgccctGATCAATTGTAGGACGAGGGTGATGAAGATTTCTTTCAGAAATATGACATTGGAGatgaatatctttgatatcagcaagtAG